The following is a genomic window from Labeo rohita strain BAU-BD-2019 chromosome 11, IGBB_LRoh.1.0, whole genome shotgun sequence.
GTGTTTTGTTGCCTAATTCCTTCAAaccaaaaatgtgaattttaagcTATATAAATCAAGTGTTTACCATTCTGTATATTATgatcatttaaatatgtaagCATCTGCCTGACATTTACCGGTTTGATTTTTCCATTGCAGCTGTACCACCACCCAGAAAAACACGAGCTGAGCTGATGAAGGACATAGATGCTGACTATTACGGTTATAGAGATGAAGACGATGGCGTTTTAGTACCATTGGAGCAGGAATATGAGAAACAAGGTGGGGCAAGTTCCATCTAAACGTTatgttttggtaacactttacaataaggttcattagttagcATTAggtaactactttagttaacatgaaataaGAATGAACAGTACTTCTGAGCGTtgattaatcttagttaataattatttcagcatttactaatgcgctatttaaaagttgtttattaacattagttaatgcactatgACTTATCATGAACTGatgaaaaagttgttttattagAAGTTTGTAATGTAAGGGGTTTCGTTTTAAATACAGCAATATTTAGTTTCAAGGGTAAGTTAGACTAGTTATATAACTTCATTAACCTACCAAAGTAATATTGTGGCATATGCAATTTTGAGGTGTTttttaaggagaagtccacttccaaaacaaagattcacatataatgtattcaccccccgtgtcatccaagatgttcatgtctttctttcttcagttggaaaaaaattgtgttttttgaggaaaacatttcaggatttttctccatataatggactgatacggtgccccgagtttgaacttccaaaatgcagtttaaatgcggctccaaacgatcccaaatgcggttgtaaatgatcccagccgaggaagaagtgccttagctagcgaaacgatcggttattttcattaaaaaaatacaatgtaaatactttttaatctcaaacactcaacttgtcttgctctccctgaactctgtgtattctggttcaagacagttagggtatgttgaaaaactctaaccgtattttctccctcaacttcaaaaatcatttcagaatcatcctacatcgctgcagaagttccgacccagtctttgcaaagtgacagtgtaaagaagatcaaacacccttaacaaaaaaggtaaaacaacgatatagggcgattttgaagttgagggagaacatgatatgggagttttttgacataccctaactgtcattacctgaaaaaatcagaaaaaaactgaaaaaaaaaaaaaaaaaccagagGTCAGGAAGAGCAAAAccagacgagcgtttgacattaaaaagtatataaattgtattatttgtatgaaaataaccgatcgttacgctagataagacccttcttcctcggctgggattgtttacaaccgcatttgggatcgtttgaagccgcatttaaactgcattttggaagttcaaactcggggcaccatatcagtccattatatggagaaaaatcctgaaatgttttcctcaaaaaacatcatttctttatgactgaagaaagaaagacatgaacattttgaatgacaaggggttgagtacattatctgtaaattgttgttctggaagtagacttctcctttaagtaaatgGGTAATATGTAAATTGTAAAGAATGAAAAAGGGGGGGGAAACGAGTAGCAAAATATGGAATCAACACACTACCagtgaaaagtttaaataataataaaaaaattactttatttatttatttatgtttttgaaagtctcttctgtGCACCAAGACTGCAtataatactgaaatattacaattttaaacaacTTAAACAATTTTCCGTGAATATgttaagtgtaatttattcctgtagtcaaagctgaattttcagcatcattactccagtcttcagtgtcacatgatccttcagaaatcattctgatattctgatttgctgactaagaaatatttctgattatgtatttatgtaattacaagttcaaaaatgtttctttcttttcttttttttttttttttttttttaactagctCAAATGGTTTCTCTCACACGCATATAGAAATCGCCGTCACGTGGCACTCAATTATTAGTAAATGAAAAAGTTGATTATGAGATGCTTACTTAAATGCAAATGATACATGCAACAAaagtaaaatcatttaaatgtcaTCAAAGCTCAGCAAGTAATTTATAGAAATGTTAATGTGAGCACCATTGGAGGACTGCATCTTTATGTAAATGTCCATAGATTGAGAGTGAAGCCAGAAGTAAATCAACTGCATCACTCACTTTAATTAGTGCTGGAGACCGTTAAGCATGTGTTTTGGGCTCCTCGTGCCTTTAGATGAGCCGAACAAGCACAAAATCCAATTCTATCTGAAACACTTGACTTTATTTATGGTCttgtagacacacacacacatactgacaTCACCCGGATAAAGCACTACATTATGTGTATGCACACTGTGGTACAGTTGTGGCATTGTGTGCTGAAAGCATTTCCTGACATGTGTTTCCCATTTGTGTCTGTTAAACCAAATGCTAGACGTGCAGGAGGTTTGATGAGATTCATGAGAAGTATCACTGTGCAGCTGACTGTCTAGTGACCTGAAATGCACGCTTGTGTCACATGACTGCTGCATCCCACATCACATTCATTCAGTTGTGTGGCCACTGAAACCTTCTTAAAATTCATGCACAGTTAAGACAAGctacattttgttttagaattttagtgtgtgtgtatatataaggTTAGGAGTGTATGTATGGCGTATATTTTCTGCAGGAGTGAGAGATTCTGCCCTCATATAAGACTTAGCTTCTACCGCCTCCTCTGGGTTACATGTAATGTATAAGTATTAATTCtgatttgtgtttgtgcagtCATAGCAGAGGCTGTTGAGAAATGGAAAGCTGACAAAGAGGCTCGATTAGCTGTTGGTGGAGGCGTGAAAGACacagaagaggaggaggaataTATTTACGCTGTCAGAGATGAAGAGGTAAACATCTCAGTTCGTGCCACACTGTTTAATTTGATTTCTCcctttatatttattacatttggtctcattttgtaatatattttgagcagtctgatgatgaaacgggAGAACAGATGGAGGGAGAAGATGGTTCACAGTTCATCGCTCATGTTCCTGTTCCCTCGCAGAAGGaggtttgtttcattttaaaccgAGTTCCGTTTAaatcatgtaaatataaaatagaaaaaaataataattttggttAGGGGAGACTAGAGAGAAGGATTCATCAACCAAGAAAGGAAAACTGTcacttactcacccccatgtcattccaaactcataTATGACTTCCATGAATTACAGTAGGAGAATATTTGAAGGATCTTTACACACGTCTTTACAAAACAACAGGAGTACATAGTGACCGCATCTTTAAAGCTCCAAAAAGGAAGAAAGGACCATAAAAGTACTCCATGTGATTTGTGCgccatgtttacatttaatatatatgaaaacattGACACTGTAAACTGTTGTATGAAAAAGAGCCACATTGACTCACTTCAAAAATTCTCCTGTGCTGAAGtgacagaattttaagttttgggtgaactgttcctcgTTAACTAAAAATCTGCTAACATAATATTCTTGTCAAACACAGATTGAGGAAGCCCTGGTGAGACGGAAGAAAATGGAGCTGCTGCAAAAATATGCCAGTGAGAGTTTGATGGCACAGAGTGAAGAGGCCAAAACATTACTTGGTTTATAGTGGGATCAGTCAGTTGGGTTGGAATGAGTTCATATTCCATTGTGTTGTGTACAATCTTACACACCTATGAACGTTGAGGCCAGAGTTGTGTCTTTTCAGCACAAGATGATAGTTGGCATTGccattatttacatgtgtgctGTGTAAGAAACAGATTTGATGTGATTAAagatgcttaaaggagaagtttacttctagaacaaaaaattacagataattgaCTCatccccttttcatccaagatgttcatgtctttcttcggttgataagaaattatgtttcttgaagaatacatttcaggaatgttctccttatagtggacttcagtggtgcctcctagtttgaacttccaaaatgcagtttaaatgcagcttcaaatggcgctaaaagatcccagccaaggatgaagggtcttatctagcaaaacgattcgtcattttcgaaacaaattgacaatttatatcctttttaaactcaaatgctcgtctctGTCTCTGCGCATGAGTAGTCTGtctaatccgggtcaatacagttagggtatgtcaaaaaaaaactcccgtcttgttttcttcaatgtcaaaatcatcctacattgctgttttacctttttgcgtttgatcttctttgcatgttcactttataaacactgggtcggtacttttgcagtgatgtaggatgattttgaagttggggaagaaaacgagatgggagttttttgacataccctaactgtattgaccatattgaaccagaaaaaaagcaGATTTCATGCAgagttagacaagacgagcggttgaggttaaaaagtatataaattgtcagtttgtttagaaaatgaccgatcattttgttagataagacccttcttcctcggttgggttcgtttagagccatttgaagctccATTTACACTACATTTTGTTAGTtaaaacttgggggcaccattgaagtccactatattgagagaattcctgattttttttttttttcctcaagaagcaTAATTTCtaatcgactgaagaaagaaagacatgaacatcttggatgacaagcaggggagtaaattatctgtaaatttttgttctggaagtgaacaacttCTTTAAGTGATGGCAATGGAAGTCATAAATGTCAAAGGCACACAAAAGCCATCTTAACTTGACATGGTCAGTATAATGCTTATTAACTGTACAGTCAACATTAGATCATAtaagaatttaattattaaactgTCATACACTGAGTTCACCTAAAGTCTATGTTACATCTGTGTAATTTGGACCATACCTTTGAcgttaaaaaacaatattgttatGCTGATCATGTCAAATTGTGTGTTACATTTAAGTATGAACTGTttttgaaaaaggaaaaacagctTTGTTTGTTCAGCCTGTGAAAAGAGCACAGTTCAAAAATCgctgtaaatattttgtatgttcATTTTCCCTTCTTGGACAActaaactgcttttttttttatacaaaactCTTTGTTTCTTATGTGTTGTCTTTATTTGTGTGCTTTCTTTGAAAAGTACTAACTCACCAAAAATATTCACACATTGCATTAAGGTCCAGACAGATCTCTGATGAGAGACGGTCTGGTGCATGTGACCAGCCAAACCGAAGGTACTGACATAAATGAGTCACATTTATACTATCAGAGCTAAATCTAATATTCTTGTTCAACCAAAATGCCCTTTTTCTGTAAAGTATCCTTTATGGCTGCAGAAAAATGATTTTGTCATCAAATTACAATtaatctagttttttttttttttttttcaatgcaaaaaaataaaataaaaataataataataaatatagctgcaagcagcagttgcggggccaagcacaaaagaggcagaatgaggagctaagcacgggaaggagcaacagaccgacctaaacaatgagtaattaaagccattGTAAGATtgtatcagttgaaatggctgaaaaatcataaatacaaacaataacatcttataatggc
Proteins encoded in this region:
- the isy1 gene encoding pre-mRNA-splicing factor ISY1 homolog; protein product: MARNAEKAMTALARFRQAQLEEGKIKERRPFLASECNELPKAEKWRRQIISEISKKVAQIQNAGLGEFKIRDLNDEINKLLREKGHWEVRIKELGGPDYRRVGPKMLDHEGKEVPGNRGYKYFGAAKDLPGVRELFEKEPVPPPRKTRAELMKDIDADYYGYRDEDDGVLVPLEQEYEKQVIAEAVEKWKADKEARLAVGGGVKDTEEEEEYIYAVRDEESDDETGEQMEGEDGSQFIAHVPVPSQKEIEEALVRRKKMELLQKYASESLMAQSEEAKTLLGL